A DNA window from Mytilus edulis chromosome 14, xbMytEdul2.2, whole genome shotgun sequence contains the following coding sequences:
- the LOC139504195 gene encoding uncharacterized protein, with the protein MRENAIVIGVHERNDENVIAELKLIFKNVLKITENIKIDRAHRIGTQTNKNSTRPIVVKFHDYNDREHVINTARTIGKQNKELLNGIYITPQFPDDMRENRKRLVQKQKEYKEVDVGTKIKGNSLFFIKSGSKYVEKVSTPKALAIFDASNKSKFGTFEQTSSNEVSDNGHTYCVTAAVTTTYAEVREAARQIMQGPVSACTYNTLVYRFTDKDGHTHDGYDDDRDYGIGSRILDYLKEIDAHNITIISSRTPPSGTAKIGSRKNNIILEGVKSALRKM; encoded by the coding sequence ATGAGGGAAAATGCTATAGTAATAGGGGTTCATGAACGAAATGACGAAAACGTAATAGCggaattaaaattgattttcaaaaatgttttgaaaataactgaaaatattaaaattgaccGAGCCCACAGAATAGGGACCCAGACAAATAAAAACAGCACCcgtcctatagttgttaaattccaTGACTACAATGACCGGGAGCATGTCATAAACACTGCACGAACAATAGGCAAACAAAACAAAGAGTTACTAAATGGCATATACATAACTCCACAGTTTCCAGACGATATGCGTGAAAACAGAAAAAGACTAGTACAAAAACAAAAGGAGTACAAAGAAGTAGATGTAGGCACTAAAATTAAAGGAAACAGTTTATTCTTCATCAAAAGTGGATCTAAATATGTGGAAAAAGTGTCAACACCAAAAGCTTTAGCTATTTTTGATGCCAGTAACAAGTCTAAATTTGGTACATTTGAACAAACTAGTTCTAATGAAGTTAGTGACAATGGTCATACTTATTGTGTCACAGCTGCTGTCACCACAACATACGCAGAAGTTCGTGAAGCTGCCCGACAAATAATGCAGGGCCCAGTATCTGCATGTACATACAACACATTGGTATATCGGTTTACAGACAAAGACGGACATACACACGACGGGTACGATGACGACAGAGACTACGGAATTGGATCAAGGATACTTGACTATTTAAAAGAAATAGATGCACACAACATAACTATCATTTCCTCACGTACACCTCCATCTGGTACAGCAAAGATAGGTTCAAGAAAAAACAATATTATCTTGGAGGGAGTAAAATCGGCTCTCCgcaaaatgtaa